In Brachionichthys hirsutus isolate HB-005 chromosome 5, CSIRO-AGI_Bhir_v1, whole genome shotgun sequence, a single genomic region encodes these proteins:
- the LOC137893541 gene encoding MANSC domain-containing protein 4-like, with protein sequence MNATWGLLPVLMGLVCRGESRCSPNSYYKNCWIRRLPGFFIDIEESQRRGAQLLKFYQEETALECSRTCCLTTNFSCNLAIFHFDTTQENCFHLHCPTLESCVLSHRGNVVLYNITKGVDPDLLVFGKYFTSNLRVLPPHYSRLNASEPLASDKRHFIHPPPPVAPPLTSAPVAKLPTPTSREVAAVTTPRSTTQRPPIPSSSPPPPAPTHTATPTSSTAPPSTPIPLSLAVSTAAAPPSSPPTRHHTDAMSQSPTSPPIPTTGFMASSKQYINETEGSGGRNHTTGSGGGHTPSGGDPSEGSESGWHVAPGALVVAAGVCTTVLLSCCCSVLLVARCRGRRRMGRYRTSWRGKGGSMRLIRYVRVRENT encoded by the exons ATGAATGCCACGTGGGGTTTGCTGCCGGTGCTCATGGGCCTGGTCTGCCGCGGCGAGTCGCGGTGCTCGCCGAACTCTTACTACAAGAACTGCTGGATTCGACGGCTTCCTGGGTTTTTCATCGACATCGAGGAgtctcagaggagaggagcgcaGCTCCTCAAGTTCTACCAGGAGGAGACGGCGCTCGAGTGCAGCCGCACCTGCTGCCTGACCACAAACT TTTCCTGTAATCTGGCCATATTCCACTTTGACACCACTCAAGAAAACTGCTTCCATCTGCACTGCCCGACCCTGGAGAGCTGCGTCCTCAGCCACAGAGGGAACGTCGTCCTGTACAACATCACGAAGG GTGTCGATCCCGACCTGCTGGTGTTTGGGAAGTACTTCACCTCCAACCTCCGCGTCCTGCCCCCCCACTACAGCCGGCTCAACGCATCGGAGCCGCTGGCCTCAGACAAACGCCACTTCATTCATCCGCCTCCGCCCGTGGCACCACCCCTGACTTCAGCCCCTGTAGCTAAGCTTCCTACCCCCACCAGCAGAGAGGTCGCCGCCGTCACGACCCCGCGCAGCACCACCCAGCGCCCACCTATACCCTCCTCATCACCCCCTCCGCctgcaccaacacacacagcaacccCGACCTCCTCCACAGCTCCTCCATCCACCCCCATCCCTCTCAGCTTGGCAGTCTCTACCGCAGCTGCACCTCCCTCTTCACCCCCCACCCGCCATCACACCGATGCCATGTCCCAGTCTCCCACCAGTCCTCCCATTCCCACAACCGGATTCATGGCAAGCAGCAAACAGTACATCAATGAGACGGAGGGCAGCGGGGGGAGGAACCACACCACGGGGAGCGGCGGAGGCCACACCCCCAGCGGAGGGGACCCCTCTGAGGGTTCGGAGTCCGGGTGGCACGTGGCCCCCGGGgccctggtggtggcggcgggcGTCTGCACCACGgtgctgctgagctgctgctgctccgtccTGCTGGTGGCGAGGTGCAGGGGTCGGCGGCGGATGGGACGCTACCGGACATCGTGGCGAGGGAAGGGAGGCTCCATGCGTCTGATTAGATACGTGCGGGTCAGAGAGAACACCTGA
- the LOC137893501 gene encoding transcriptional enhancer factor TEF-3-like has product MVTMSSAQIISPTAFQNKMALQGLSRPAYPPTGGFWHGALPGQPAGHEDIKPFSQQSYAMQASGPAPITGYESTAGLSISPGAPPWQGRSIASSKLRMLEFSAFLEQPQDPESFNKHLFVHIGQSNPSYSDAYLESVDVRQIYDKFPEKKGGLKELFDKGPPNAFFLVKFWADLSVNLQDDSSFFYGVSSQYESSENMIINSSTKVCSFGKQVVEKVETEYARFENGRYVFRIHRSPLCEYMINFIHKLKHLPEKYMMNSVLENFTILQVVTNRDTLETLLCIAYVFEVSTSEHGAQHHIYRLVKD; this is encoded by the exons ATGGTCACCATGTCCTCGGCTCAGATAATCTCACCCACGGCGTTCCAGAACAAGATGGCCCTCCAGGGCCTGTCCAGGCCGGCTTACCCCCCAACCGGCGGG TTCTGGCACGGAGCTCTTCCAGGACAGCCGGCAGGCCACGAGGA CATTAAGCCCTTCTCCCAGCAGAGTTACGCCATGCAAGCGTCCGGCCCGGCCCCCATAACAG GTTATGAAAGCACAGCGGGGCTGTCCATTTCTCCCGGCGCCCCCCCTTGGCAGGGCAGAAGCATCGCCAGCTCTAAGCTGCGAATGTTGGAGTTCTCCGCCTTCCTGGAGCAGCCTCAGGATCCCGAGAGC TTCAACAAACACCTGTTCGTGCACATTGGCCAGTCCAACCCGAGCTACAGCGACGCCTATCTAGAGTCGGTGGACGTCAGGCAGATCTACGACAAGTTCCCCGAGAAGAAGGGAGGCCTGAAGGAGCTGTTTGACAAAGGGCCGCCCAACGCCTTCTTCCTCGTCAAGttctgg GCGGACCTGAGTGTGAATCTGCAGGACGACAGCAGCTTCTTCTATGGTGTTTCCAGCCAGTACGAGAGCTCTGAGAACATGATCATCAACTCCTCCACCAAGGTCTGCTCCTTCGGCAAGCAGGtggtggagaaggtggag ACGGAGTACGCGCGCTTTGAGAACGGCCGTTACGTGTTTCGGATCCACCGCTCCCCGTTATGTGAATACATGATCAACTTCATCCACAAGCTCAAACACCTGCCGGAGAAGTACATGATGAACAGCGTTCTGGAGAACTTCACCATCCTGCAG GTGGTGACCAACAGGGACACGCTGGAGACCCTCCTGTGCATAGCCTACGTCTTCGAGGTGTCCACCAGCGAGCACGGTGCGCAGCATCATATTTACCGGCTGGTCAAAGACTGA
- the mrps35 gene encoding small ribosomal subunit protein mS35, with amino-acid sequence MASHTSKAFPILGRINQAGFGLQTSVSRATYATGVFIKTTKADEGFQGRKFTAAKKFRRDPGVYRTEKMPLDQDWTAVYPTAAPFNPNAVPLPVRMGYPVKGGAPPDRKGNLELIKIPNFLHLTPAAIKKHCEALKPFCTEWPSALDTDAKCDQFFPVKVESTDYVAAGPSVRNPAARRVHLSVNVSSLNLDDHARKKMLKLVGERYCKETNVLTITTDSCPLRQQNKDYALYLLTVLYHESWKTEAWEAEKTRADMEEYSWEGSQSQRTLLHLLGLREGEGKEVQEQLLERSEVQAYKDSVTRLKNEGDGESAILQYKDAVKSVLGL; translated from the exons ATGGCTTCCCACACGAGCAAGGCATTCCCGATCTTAGGTCGAATAAATCAAGCTGGATTCGGACTTCAGACGTCCGTGAGCAGAGCCACATACGCGACCGGAGTATTTATAAAAACTACCAAAGCGGATGAAG GCTTTCAAGGCAGGAAGTTTACGGCTGCCAAAAAATTCAGGCGAGAT CCCGGGGTCTACAGGACAGAAAAGATGCCGTTGGATCAGGACTGGACTGCGGTTTATCCCACAGCAGCCCCCTTCAATCCCAACGCCGTCCCCCTTCCTGTGAGGATGGGCTACCCTGTGAAGGGAGGCGCCCCCCCGGATAGGAAGGGCAACTTGGAGCTCATCAAG ATACCGAATTTTCTGCATTTAACGCCGGCAGCCATCAAGAAACACTGCGAAGCTCTAAAAC CGTTCTGCACAGAGTGGCCGTCTGCTTTGGACACCGACGCCAAATGCGACCAGTTTTTCCCCGTTAAAGTGGAAAGCACCGACTACGTGGCCGCCGGCCCGTCCGTCCGGAACCCCGCCGCTCGGCGCGTTCATCTCAGC GTTAACGTGTCCAGTTTGAACCTGGATGACCACGCTCGCAAAAAAATGCTGAAGCTCGTCGGGGAGAGATACTGCAAAGAAACGAACGTCCTCACCATCACCACCGACAG CTGCCCTTTGAGACAACAGAATAAGGACTACGCTCTGTACCTGCTGACCGTCCTCTACCACGAGTCCTGG AAAACAGAAGCCTGGGAGGCCGAAAAGACGAGGGCGGACATGGAGGAGTACAGCTGGGAGGGCAGCCAGTCACAGAGGACGCTCCTGCACCTGCTGGGACTCAGGGAGGGGGAAGGCAAGGAGgtgcaggagcagctgctggagaggagcGAGGTGCAGGCGTATAAAGACTCTGTGAcgaggctgaagaacgaaggAGATGGCGAGAGCGCCATCCTGCAATACAAAGACGCCGTCAAGAGCGTCCTCGGCCTGTAA